In the Silvanigrella aquatica genome, TCCGAATGTAAAAGTCATGAAATATGAAAATAAATTAGATGCATCTGGAAAAAAAGATCTTAAAAATGCACAGGACACGATTTCAAAAATGAAAAATGACTCCTATATGTCCAAAATGGCTATTGAGCAATTTAAAATAGAAATGGCAAAGTAAGTTATTGCGAGAGCCATAATGAATTTGAATTTGAAGAATTTTCCGTAACAACAAGTGGACGCAATTGAATTTTACTTTGAGAATTTACATTATTATTTTCTTCGCCACTATATGGCTGAAAATAAATATCTCTTACTTTATTTTCATTCAAACTCACATTAGATTGTAAAAAACTCTGCCCACCATCAGAAGAAAAAAACAAGCCCAAATCTGTACCCAAATACAAAACAGTACCTAGTTTATAAATACTATTAATTCTACTTGTTCCAAGTCCATTATCACTAGTGGAAGTTATATTTTGAAAATTTTCTCCACTGTTGTGTGAAAACCAATAACCCTGGCTTGTAGCTATATAAATATCATTATTATGGCAATATAAATTATTTATTGTTGGAGAAACATTTGCTATATCCCCAAAGCTAGGCACTAGATTAGGTTTATCTTCAGATTGGTCATATTTCAAAAGTTTGAATGTATCTCCATTTTCATTTGGCGAATAATGATATAATTCATTATTTTGAGTGACAGCAAAAATTGATTTTTCATTTGAAAATAACTTTTTTATTCTTATTTTACGCAATATAGACAAATCAGAATTATGAATTATGATTTTATATCCTGATTTTTTAATAATATATTCATTTATAACTTTCAAATCAAAATAAAACATATTTAATCCAGAAATAAAATAAATTTTACTACCGAATTGTACCATATTATCAATAGAATTAATTAAGTTACTTTTATTTTTATAATCAAATAGAGGTTGTTCAAAACTTTTTCCAAAATCTTTAGATATATAAAGCCCATTACTTGTGCCTAAAAACAAATAGTTATTATAAAATATAACCGAATTTATTTTAACTGTACTTTTTAATTTTTTTTGTATAATTATATCTTGAAATTCTCTTCCATAATTATTAGACAATTTTAAACCCTGATTTGTGGCTAAAAATATTTTATTTTCAAATAATTCAATTTTATTTATAATTCTATTAGATAGATTTTTATTATCATACTGAATATCATATATTTTTTTAAAAATTTTCGGATAATCTTCTATAGATTCAGAAATTAAAGACCCATTTTTAATCAAATATAAAACAGTTCCGATAGATGTAACAGATGAAATATTATCATCTCCAAACTTTTTTTCCTTATTAAAAACGCCATTGACTCCCGTATTAGACAGCCATAATCCCTTACTTGTTGCTAAATATACAATATTATTTTTTACATAAATTGAGTTAAAATCGATATTCCCATGTTGCCTGGAATCATTTATTGTTAAAAATGAATTCTTAAAATTCATTTTTTCATCACTCATATCTGCATAATGTATCTGATTTTTTGTTAGAATATAAAAGACATTATTATTTATAAATATATTTTTTATTTCTTTATTAGAATCGTTAAATATTTCTTTTAAAAAATTATGATTATTTGAATCCATTGAAATAATCTGTTCTTTAGTTGCGATATAAAATTTATTTTTATCCTGGGCTATAGCAACAACAGAATTTAATTCAAATGCACATATTCCATTAAATTCATATTTATTTACACCTTTTTCATATTTACCAAATTTATCTATACCTTCTTTTGGATTACGAATAACTGCGAGTATACGATCTTGAAATACATTAATTGAAGAGACAAAATCAGAGTTTTTTATATTTTTTTTAGTTTTAAACCCTTTTCCACCATGACGTGAAAAGTAGAGCCCATCTTCATTTCCTTTTTGTAAAAAATAAAGCTTATCGCCATCTAAATGAATATTTGAAATTGTATTTAAATCTGCACTATCATTTGAATCCAAAAAGTTTTTTTTCTTATAATAAAAGCCGCTTGTCGTAGTAGCGTATATTTTTTCATTATCTACAGTAACACTCATCATATTACCAAAAATTTTACCGCTAAATATTTCTTTAAATTTTGGGAAACTCACTTCTTTATTATCTGTTTTATTCAAATAACTTAAATGTATTCCATTAGATGAACAATCTGAATTTTTACAAGGAGATGCTACATATAGAATATTATCAATTATTTTTAAATCATATATTTCATTATTTTTTAAATCATCTATTTTTGCCAAATTACATTTATTTTTCTCATCTTTATTGCAATAGTATAATCCATTACTTGTACCAATAAATAATAAGTTTTTATATTTAGTAATTTCATTTATCGAAGAATCATATGGTAATTTTATATTTTCTCTCTCAAAATTTTGCGAATAAAAATTAGGAGAAAAATAAATTGATTCCTCTAAAACTCCATAAGAATATTTTTTCAAATCTAAAACCAAATATAAATTATTTTGAAATAAAAAAATCTTAGAAATTGAATAATCTGAAATATCATTAAGAAAATTTGGAATATTATTAAGATTAAATTTATTGTTATTACAAAATTTCATATCTTGACAAAGAGGAGATAATACTCCTTCTTTTAAATATAAAAGATTATTTTTACTTGTAGCAATAATTAAAACATCATCATTAGATGCAATACTTTTTACTTTCATTCCATTTAATAATTCAAATTTTTCAAATCTGTAATCTTCTTTATTAACATCATAAAAATAAAGCACAGATTTATTTGTTAATGCATAAATAATATCACCTAAAGACACCATGTTAGTAATCTCAGAATTATCATCAATTCCAGAGACATTCTTAAATTTTCCATGCATTCCATTTATGGAATATTTTACATTTTTAATTTGATTATTTATTAAAGTTGCAAAAGTTATACCATGAAAATTATAAACTCTATATATCGATTCATTTTTTAATTCATTCGATTTTTTAATTTCACCTTCATCCAAGTTTTTAATATTAATATAAAATAAATTTGATTTAAAACCAGTTTTACGATCATCATTCTCAACAAAATAATCTGTTTTAAACCTGAATATGTTTTTCATTTTTTGAAAATTTCTATTAACAATCAAAAGATCTGCATAACAAAATGATTTTTCTGGATAAATACTCTTAGTATTTAATGATGAATTCTTATCGCAAGTATTGTTATATATATCATCATAGCTATATTTTTTTATACTTAAATTAAAATCTCCCTCATTTTGAAATTTAATTTTTTTAAATGAAAATCCTCCTTTATATAAATTAATATCATCAAAATTATTTTCTGATTTTACACTTAATAATAATTGTCCAGTTAAAATCTCCTCACTTATATTGTTCTCATCAGTATTCATTATGACAACTTCAATTTTTGGTGTGTCTAAGAAATTATGATTTATCATTTTTACATTTGCATATAATTTCTGTACATAGTCTATTTTTGTTTCATAATTTTTTTTGTTCTCTTTTTTTTTGCTTATTGGTAATGGAATATTATCAGAAAAAAATTCACTTTTTAGTATAGAATTTTTTCTATCTAATATTTTATGATAATTGATTTTATTATGGGTTAAGTCAACTCGACTAAGATGCAACTCACATCCTATGTCTTTTTCTTTAACTCTTAATAAATCAAATGATTGATAATCCGAGCTTGTGCCGATACTCCAGCTATCCCCCTCAGAATGACCTTCACAATTTTGATATGTCCCTTTTAAAATTAAATTGTCATTACTATCTATAGTCGTGTGTTCTGAAAATGAGTAACTTTGCTTTACAATCAATTCTGGAATCAAAAAAGAATCATGCGTTTCATTTTCTTTTCCACATGAAATTAAAAAAATTACACTTAATATTATTGAAATCTTATTTAAAAGATAGAAATATTTAGAAATCATATCCATTCACTCATTTTTAAATAAAAAAAGTAATTAATTTCAGAAATAATATTCAATTTTTTTATTAAATTAAATTTTTTAAATATTATTTATTATAATGCTTTTAAAGGAACTCTCAAAGAGTAACAAAGCTTGATTCATCAAGGCGTTGAATATTATAAACATTTTTAATTTGCAACAAATAATTCACTTAAATTCTAAAAAAAACACCCTCGTAAAATTAATATTACCATTATTAGCAAGAGCAATACTAGATATAGAGAACCATATCTTTTAGAATTTCAATTTGAAATTAATCTTGGTTATCTATATATCAATAAATAAAAAATATATGCAATAAAAATAAATATAAATTGCCTTTTAAATTCAGACATATTTTTTTATTATCATATTTAATATTAAATATGAATATTTATAAAATTTTTAGCAATCTATTTCAATTTTATCTTGCGCTATCTCGATATCTCCAATAAGGAAATGAGAGTAAAATAATTATATCTTTAATATCAATTACTTGAATTATTTGTTTTCCAAAATCCCGACAACTAAACACTCAACATATTAATATAATTATAAAAAATAATATTCATTAACAATTTATCAATTAGATCCCGAAAAGTGAGACTGTAATCCCTTTTGTCATTCAAGACCATGGAGTACATATTGATCAAAAAAAAGCCGCTTAACAAATTTAATCATGAAGAAACCATATTGAGAATCTTTCTTTCAGAAAATCAGATGGGAATAGAAAACACAAAAAAACTACAACAAGTTAAAGAAACATACACTTCCCTAACATATGATCAAAAGTGCTATATTGCTCAATTTACCGCTGAGCTCATAAAGACAAAATACCAAAATTTTGAAAAATTTTCAGATCATCTCTACTCATACAGCATGCTGTCAAATGACATTGACAAGTGGACTTACTCAGAAAAGCTTATAGAGTATTTATCTGAAAGCAATCATGACAATAACTTTATTCTAAAAATATGTGAAGTCTTACTTGAAATCATTGACTATGAATTTGATAAAGAGATCTATAATAGCCCATTGATTGCAAATTGCCTTGCTTTATTAATTGATATTGGAATTAATACTACCAAAAACAGGAGCAAAGAAATTCATAATTTAAATATTTTTGACTATATAACCTCAAATTTAATAGCAAGATCTAATTTAAATCATTTGGAAATTCGTATTGCTCTAGTTTATTACCTATCACGAGTTGAAGAAAAAAATCAAATACATTTGCAAAAAATTCTTTCCCGCTTTGGACAAAGTCTTTTAGAACATATATTTGGTAAGTATTTTTCAAATACAAAAAGCACTCCTGTTGCCTTTTTATTTTTACTAGATCATTTAAGTAATTTCATTTCAGGATCAGCTTATCTTGCCGAAATGGGCAATGCCGTTTTGCAAAGTCAAATGTTAAAAAATCCTAAAGATTTTATTATATTCCTTGAAAACTTTTTATTGCGAAGTCCTATTCAAAGTGAATTTATGCACGCTATGACAATTCACATTTCCTTTTTATTAAAAAAATCATGTGAAATTAACAACCTAGAATTAATAGAAAGCTTATTACAAATCATGTCAAATCATCTCGATAAAATCTACGATTTAAACAAGAATGATTTTAACCTGCAATATGACAACATAATTGATATTATTACAAATGCGCACAATAAAAAATCAAGAGAAGCATTAAAAAAACTAGAAAAATACTATCTCCAAAAATCAGATAAAAAATCGAATAAAAAAATAATATACTCAAATTTTAAAAATAAAAAAGCAAATATAAAAGTATCAGCAAAAGATGATAAAATATATTCTCACTTTGAAGAAATACTTATTTTGGCAGCATAACACAAATTTTCCTACACTATTCATCAAAATATTGAAATAATAAAAGCACTCTTGCACATTAGTTTGAGTATTAAGGGAAAAAAATGCCTAAAAAACATGAACCATTAAAAAACGAAGAGCAAAATATTAAAAAAAAGAAATTCTTAAAAAAAATTTTTATTCCATCCTCCTTTAAAATTGGAGTTTTAATAACATTTATTTGTATCTTTTTCCTTTTGCGACATTATACTCTTCCCAAAAATGCGCTTGATCTCGTCGGACAACTTGAACGCGAGCTCTATGATATTCGCTTTAAATTAAGAGGCCCTCAAAAGATGAGCGGTGTTGTGGGAGCACTTACTGCTGATGATAAAAGTATTGAAAAGTTTGGACGCTGGCCATTTCCTCGTGGCATTTACGAAAAAGTATTTCAAAATTTAAAAAAAGCGGGAGTCAAATGGATTGGATTTGATGTTTTTTTCTCTGAGCCTTCTCATCGTTTGCTTAGTGAATCCATTCCCGATCTAAAGGAAATTGTCAGTTTACAAAATAAAAATCCCGCTTTATTTGACAGTAAAATAGCGTCACTTTTAGAAGCCAGCCCTGGCGATGTGTCCTTAGGCAAAGGGATTGATGATTTTGGCAATATCGTTCAAGGTTTTTTTTATATTGAATCTTCATCGCAATTAAAATCTTCAAATTATAATTGGCAAAGCAGCTTTTTAAGACTTAAAAATTCTTCCATAGATTTTATGGATTTTCCCACAGGATATCATTTAGAACAATACAATGACCTTAAAAGTCCTGGTGCTGTTACAAACACAAATGTTGTTGCAGGGAAATCAAAATATATGGGTTTTGCAAATAATCAATCGGATTCCGATGGCCTTATTCGCAAAGCAATCTTAGTAAAATCCATAGAACCTTATAATCAGCAAGGTAAAAAAATCAGTACGCCCCTTCTTGTTCCGAGCCTTGCCCTATCACTTGCCGCAAATTATTTATCTAGTGGAATTATAATTCATTTTGATCCCTCTGGAATTGACTCAATAGAGTTATATCCTTCCTCAAGTAAAAAAAATACAATTAAAATACCGGTATATTTCGATGGAACTGGCAAATTATTAATCAATCATTATGGTGAATTTTCACAAATTCCTCATATTTCTCTTGAAGATGCTTACAATAATAACTTACCCAAAAACATTCCACAAATTCTTGTCTATGGAGGCACAGCGACAGGAACAAATGACAAACGCCCCTCACCATTTGATGAAAATTTTGATGGTGTTGGCCATCATATCGCAATTATAGAAAATATTTTAACTCAAAACTTTATGCAACGACCTATTTCAGCACCTCTTTTAGAAGTTACTTTATTATTATTATCTGGAATTATATTTTCATATGTATTAAAATATATGAGTGCATTAAAATCTTCATTTTTTATATTATCAATTCTTATTATTTTTTATATTATCGATGAAAAATACTTATTTGGAAAAGGGTACTGGTTTTATGCCGGAATGTTTTATTTACAAAGTGTATCCATTTATTTTGGCATAACAATATTTAAATATTTTACCGAAGAACGGGAAAAGAAAAAAGTCAAAGGAGCTTTCCAGCATTACCTAAATCCAGCGGTAATCAACCAACTTATGGAGCACCCCGAACGTTTGAAACTAGGTGGTGAAAAAAAATTTATGACCGTATTTTTCTCTGATGTAAGAGGATTTACAACAATAAGCGAAGCGTTATCTCCAGAAAAATTGACAGCATTATTAAATGAATATTTTACACCTATGACAAAAATTATTTTAGATTCCAATGGACTTTTAGATAAATACATTGGCGATGCCATTATGGCCGTTTGGGGAGCTCCTATTGCCATAGAAAATCATGCTGACAGAGCGTTATCATCAAGCATAAAAATGCTTGATGAGCTTGAAAAACTACAACTAAAATGGAAAAATGAAGGGCTTCCTTTTCTTGATATTGGTATTGGTTTAAATACGGGCGACATGGTTGTAGGAAATATGGGAAGTGATCAACGCTTTGATTATACCGTACTCGGTGATGCTGTTAACTTAGGAGCCCGATTAGAAGGTATTAATAAAAACTATGGTACTCGTATTATCTGCTCTGAATTTACAAAGCAATCTCTTAAAGAACCAAATAAGTTTCTCCTTCGAGAACTCGATAATATTCAAGTTAAAGGAAAAAATGAACCTGTTCGTATTTTTGAAGTCATGCGATTTCAAGACACAGATAGACAAAAAGCAATCAATCTGGCGCAAACATTTGAAGAAGGTTTAAGTCTTTATAGACAACAAAAATGGGATGACGCTATTCAAAAATTTAAAAAGGCGATAGAAGTAAATGAGGGGAACGATCCTCCAAGTCAAGAATTCATTGAGCGTTGCAAATATCTCAAAAATAAAGGTCTTGAAAAAGACTGGAATGGAGTTTGGGTATTTAAAACAAAATAAGGAAACACAATGACAACTATAAGAGAAACACTTACAAGTGATTTAAAACAAGCCTTAAAGAATCATGATAAAGAATTAACCGGTGTTCTAAGAATGCTTATTAGCGCCATTCAATATGGCCAAACCGCAGCAAAACCCATTGCAGAATTAGATGCCGTTCTCTCCTATCGAAAACAATTGCTTGATGCACTGGAAATGTTTCCCAAAGAGAGTGAAAAATACACCCAAACAGAAAATGAACTTAAACTCGTTGAAAAATATGTCCCACGGGCTCCAACGGAACAAGAATTATTTGAAATCATACGTAACAAAATCTCTCAAACTCCTCCGCAAGAAAAAATAAATATCGGCAGTATTATGAAAGAAATCAAACAGCTTTATCCTACATGCGATGGCAAAGCCGTTATGACACTCATTCAAAAAGAAGTTTCCTTAAATAAATAAATCAATATAAATATTTTAAATAGAGAAAATATTATTATGACTTCAAAAAAACATTCTGAGTTTAAAACTCTGTCTTTATGTTCGCTTGGTGGTGCTTTTGAATATTATGACTTCTCTTTATTTGCACTTATGGCTCCTGTCATTGGGCAACATTTTTTTAATGAATCTATTCCTAGCATCGCCCTCATGAAAACATTCGGCATTTTTGCTGCCGGTTATTTTGCTCGATTTTTAGGAGGATTTTATTTTAGTCACCTTGGTGATACAACGGGACGTAAATCACCCTTTATGATCACTCTATTTCTCATGGCCATCCCCACTTTAGGAATTGCAATTTTACCTACATATGAGCAAATCGGTATTTTAGCTCCGCTTATTTTATTGTTACTCAGAATTGCACAAGGCTTTGCTTTGGGCGGTGAAGCTCCCTGTGCCATGGCATTTATACATGAATATGCAAGTAAAAATAAAAAGTGTTTTGCAATGGGACTCCTATTTGGTGGAATTTTATTTGGTTCCTTTTTTGCTTCTTTAATATATACATTTTTAAATACTTTGATTCCTAAAGCAATGTTTGATGATTGGGGTTGGCGCATTCCTTTTGCAGTTGGAGGAATATTAGGAATTATAGGTGTCTATTTAAGAAAAAATCTTAAAGAAAGTAATGAGTTTATCCACTGCAAAAAATCTAATCTTTTACTGAAAGTCCCTTTTTTAAAAATATTCCAAAAACATTTATCTAAAATAT is a window encoding:
- a CDS encoding WD40/YVTN/BNR-like repeat-containing protein, producing the protein MISKYFYLLNKISIILSVIFLISCGKENETHDSFLIPELIVKQSYSFSEHTTIDSNDNLILKGTYQNCEGHSEGDSWSIGTSSDYQSFDLLRVKEKDIGCELHLSRVDLTHNKINYHKILDRKNSILKSEFFSDNIPLPISKKKENKKNYETKIDYVQKLYANVKMINHNFLDTPKIEVVIMNTDENNISEEILTGQLLLSVKSENNFDDINLYKGGFSFKKIKFQNEGDFNLSIKKYSYDDIYNNTCDKNSSLNTKSIYPEKSFCYADLLIVNRNFQKMKNIFRFKTDYFVENDDRKTGFKSNLFYINIKNLDEGEIKKSNELKNESIYRVYNFHGITFATLINNQIKNVKYSINGMHGKFKNVSGIDDNSEITNMVSLGDIIYALTNKSVLYFYDVNKEDYRFEKFELLNGMKVKSIASNDDVLIIATSKNNLLYLKEGVLSPLCQDMKFCNNNKFNLNNIPNFLNDISDYSISKIFLFQNNLYLVLDLKKYSYGVLEESIYFSPNFYSQNFERENIKLPYDSSINEITKYKNLLFIGTSNGLYYCNKDEKNKCNLAKIDDLKNNEIYDLKIIDNILYVASPCKNSDCSSNGIHLSYLNKTDNKEVSFPKFKEIFSGKIFGNMMSVTVDNEKIYATTTSGFYYKKKNFLDSNDSADLNTISNIHLDGDKLYFLQKGNEDGLYFSRHGGKGFKTKKNIKNSDFVSSINVFQDRILAVIRNPKEGIDKFGKYEKGVNKYEFNGICAFELNSVVAIAQDKNKFYIATKEQIISMDSNNHNFLKEIFNDSNKEIKNIFINNNVFYILTKNQIHYADMSDEKMNFKNSFLTINDSRQHGNIDFNSIYVKNNIVYLATSKGLWLSNTGVNGVFNKEKKFGDDNISSVTSIGTVLYLIKNGSLISESIEDYPKIFKKIYDIQYDNKNLSNRIINKIELFENKIFLATNQGLKLSNNYGREFQDIIIQKKLKSTVKINSVIFYNNYLFLGTSNGLYISKDFGKSFEQPLFDYKNKSNLINSIDNMVQFGSKIYFISGLNMFYFDLKVINEYIIKKSGYKIIIHNSDLSILRKIRIKKLFSNEKSIFAVTQNNELYHYSPNENGDTFKLLKYDQSEDKPNLVPSFGDIANVSPTINNLYCHNNDIYIATSQGYWFSHNSGENFQNITSTSDNGLGTSRINSIYKLGTVLYLGTDLGLFFSSDGGQSFLQSNVSLNENKVRDIYFQPYSGEENNNVNSQSKIQLRPLVVTENSSNSNSLWLSQ
- a CDS encoding CHASE2 domain-containing protein; this encodes MPKKHEPLKNEEQNIKKKKFLKKIFIPSSFKIGVLITFICIFFLLRHYTLPKNALDLVGQLERELYDIRFKLRGPQKMSGVVGALTADDKSIEKFGRWPFPRGIYEKVFQNLKKAGVKWIGFDVFFSEPSHRLLSESIPDLKEIVSLQNKNPALFDSKIASLLEASPGDVSLGKGIDDFGNIVQGFFYIESSSQLKSSNYNWQSSFLRLKNSSIDFMDFPTGYHLEQYNDLKSPGAVTNTNVVAGKSKYMGFANNQSDSDGLIRKAILVKSIEPYNQQGKKISTPLLVPSLALSLAANYLSSGIIIHFDPSGIDSIELYPSSSKKNTIKIPVYFDGTGKLLINHYGEFSQIPHISLEDAYNNNLPKNIPQILVYGGTATGTNDKRPSPFDENFDGVGHHIAIIENILTQNFMQRPISAPLLEVTLLLLSGIIFSYVLKYMSALKSSFFILSILIIFYIIDEKYLFGKGYWFYAGMFYLQSVSIYFGITIFKYFTEEREKKKVKGAFQHYLNPAVINQLMEHPERLKLGGEKKFMTVFFSDVRGFTTISEALSPEKLTALLNEYFTPMTKIILDSNGLLDKYIGDAIMAVWGAPIAIENHADRALSSSIKMLDELEKLQLKWKNEGLPFLDIGIGLNTGDMVVGNMGSDQRFDYTVLGDAVNLGARLEGINKNYGTRIICSEFTKQSLKEPNKFLLRELDNIQVKGKNEPVRIFEVMRFQDTDRQKAINLAQTFEEGLSLYRQQKWDDAIQKFKKAIEVNEGNDPPSQEFIERCKYLKNKGLEKDWNGVWVFKTK
- a CDS encoding GatB/YqeY domain-containing protein; amino-acid sequence: MTTIRETLTSDLKQALKNHDKELTGVLRMLISAIQYGQTAAKPIAELDAVLSYRKQLLDALEMFPKESEKYTQTENELKLVEKYVPRAPTEQELFEIIRNKISQTPPQEKINIGSIMKEIKQLYPTCDGKAVMTLIQKEVSLNK
- a CDS encoding MFS transporter: MTSKKHSEFKTLSLCSLGGAFEYYDFSLFALMAPVIGQHFFNESIPSIALMKTFGIFAAGYFARFLGGFYFSHLGDTTGRKSPFMITLFLMAIPTLGIAILPTYEQIGILAPLILLLLRIAQGFALGGEAPCAMAFIHEYASKNKKCFAMGLLFGGILFGSFFASLIYTFLNTLIPKAMFDDWGWRIPFAVGGILGIIGVYLRKNLKESNEFIHCKKSNLLLKVPFLKIFQKHLSKIFIGIIFLLPSSTAFLYYLLISSKTLETEYHFDPKFIKEVTTLGFFLNAIFGIFFGYLSDKFTAKKIYILGIISLCILSSVSHFILSMGSDTIFLLFIMLLSINLGACVGSVFHILTMMFPIQIRTSSLALALNTTNGLFIGITPLLLSNIASFTNNNALPGFYILTLCLLSLVIIIKFNKKYL